Part of the Zea mays cultivar B73 chromosome 4, Zm-B73-REFERENCE-NAM-5.0, whole genome shotgun sequence genome is shown below.
TTAGATTAATCTAGATGAATTTTATGCTGTCCGACTGTAGAGTGTAGAGTACGGATATACTGTatatttttttctaaaaaaaagaCATCTAGAACAAAGCGGTCTGTGGTCGCATGCTCCATGTACTGGGCCGTAAGAACTAGTCCGACTCGACTCGGCCCACATGCTGGAGATAAAATCAATCAAATGAATTTTTAAAAACCTGACCTCCGGGAGGCTCCCACAGGCCCGTACCGAAAATCCTCCCACACGCTGACGCTGGTGCCCGTTGCTCTGTCCTCTGTTCGAAAAATTTCCTCTTGTTGAGACCTGGGGCATCTCTCtctctcgccccccccccccccccccccccccctgctcGCGGCGCAGCGGAGCCGACGCGATGCCGCCGAGGAGGAAACGGCGAGCACCACCGGCCAAGTCGCAGAGGCAGACGGAGCCGGATCCGCAACCGCAAGTGCCCCCTGGCGCCGACGCGCCGCTGGAAGAGCGGCTGATATGGGGCAGCCAACAAGAAAGTACGGCATCGTAACCTCCTCCCTATCCCTCCCCATCTTTGCTACTGGTAGGGGCTGCGCTAGATTTCAGCTCCTGGTTGATGCATCATGCCAGCTGCCAGCATATCATCTGGCCGTAGTTTCTGTTAGTTGGGGCAAGACTACGGTGCGCAAAGAGGATTTCGTTGCTCTGAAGTGGAGTACTTTGTACCGGCTCTACTGGTTGGTTAACCGGAATGGGTGGCTCAGTTGGCCCTGTTTATCAGGAACTCCTGTTGGCACCAACAACCAAATGTTACTTGAGCTAGCTATTCTACTTCCTAGACTGAAGAATCATTTCAACCTGGCAAAAATTAAGCGAAACAGCCTGAAGGTGGTAGGTGAAATAGCATAGGGCCTGTTTGGAAGGCAGGAATCTTACAAAAAAATAGTTAAATCTTACAGGAAAAACACAGGAATAAGGAaagaaaccaaacaggcccttaaggccttgttcggttgcaTAGGGTTTGGTCTTTGGAGAGAATTGAAGGGGTCAATTTTGACTAgcaagggatttaatcccctccaatctatTTTTATCCACTCCTAACCAAAGAAGCCTCCTAGCCGAACGAGCCCTAAAGTAGTTCTGTTTTTGCACATTTAGAACAGCAGCGTGGAATTATGTTTCCCTACATCCTGCTCAGGCGCTAATGTTGAAGGCCAACTGTTTTCTTTCTGCATCAGCAATGCACGACATAAACACTGTTTACATATTCTCATGCAACGATTAGGATTCAGATTGTTAATCCAGAGTTCCGATAAACAGGCGAGCGCCGGATTACTGCCATCAAAGCCATAAAAGACGCGGAGGCTGGGAACATACATTACCAGTTGCAATTGGCACGGTCCTATTATTCCGAGGAGCAATTGGAGGGAAACGCCATGCAGTATTttcaggagaacttgcacaatctGTCGGTTGTTCCGAACGAGGAATATGATGTGCTTGAGCTGAAATGGAATAACGGCGGCGAATGGATGATTGGAGACTTTGCAGATGACAGGACTCTACGGGCTTCGATTGCATCATTCACAGCTGCTGATGGACTTCAGTTCCCAAGGGATTCAGGTTTGATGAAGTCATCTAGCTACTAATGGTTTTTTAACTTCATAGTAACCAGCTAACGTCAGACTGCTTAACTGACATTTTACCATCACATATTCAATCGAGGAAGACTTCTATACGCGCACTAGCAATTTCAGTGACTTTGTAAGTATTTTCGCCTGTAGCGACATCGTATGTTTGTGTTCTAGACGTCACTAGTCTTATGAGTGCATGTTGCTCTGAAGGCTTGGAGTGAGCAGCCTGAAGGCCAAATGGCAGGAGCATCAGAAGCTTTTCAGACACCTGGGGTCTGCATTTTCTTTGTTCCACTTTATGCATTTGGAAAAAAAATTGTATTCCATTGCATTTCTATAGCATCATGTTTCCCAAGTAAATGCCTGCTCCTGGATTGCGTATAAACATACTCCTTCAACAGGCTGTGAGTAACCGGCTATCCTGTGGCATGACACCCAAAACTGTGAGGCTACCCAAGAATGGTGAGATGCTCCTATCTGTGCATGGTTCACCTCTTGGGGTCTATAAAGAAGAAAATTTAGCAGCCATTGAAGGTATTGCTCTTGTTCTCTTGCTAGTTTCCCAGGCAGAAGCCCCATTAGGTGTTTTCCTGTTAACCACTTTTCTTATTCCAGAATCTGGTAACGGAAGTGAAGATGCTCCCTGATAACTCACTGATATCACCTGTAAGAAATCCGTGTGATCGATCTATTGCTACAATTATAATTACACAGCCATCATGAGATTGGCCATTATTTGTATTGCAGGATGGTGCCAGCCTTTGACAATAACAGTAATGCACTTTGAAATTAGTGTTTAGGTCACTCTGTATTTTGATGAACCCTATTGTAGCATGCCGACTTTTATTCAGCTGACATTATTGTGCTTTGAACAGTGTTGTTAGCTTTGCTGCCAAGGAGGTCGGCAGAATCACTTGGCTCCGGCCTCCGTGCCATTTCCACCAGACGAGTTTATTTACGAACTGAGCCGAAGTTTTTCTCTACACAACCCTCGTTACAGGCATTACTGAAATAGATCATTAGAACAAGTCCATTGTTGACCACGGCCACCAAAATCTAGCTTGAATTCAAATTGATTATAATTGGGTGACAGCTTTAGACGACGGGATAGATAAACACAATTGACTCAGAGCTGAAGCAGTTTCGATGCAAAAGTCCAAAAACCTATCtgtgggcctgtttggttcagctttttctgACCATGGAGAGAATCTGACTTtagagagaatctgagtatcgttATGATTATATACGACGGAAGATAAAGGTGTCCACATGGCTCAGGATCTAGAGAGTGACGAATtcatactattacaacgacttaaccgattatgtgtttatattGATTTTTAATGGTTTTTAGTAAaacaaattttatagaagctgattGGAAAGCTGATTGTTTAACAGTCTGCAACAGCTTTTGGTGGCAAGAAGCTAAAAAAACTGAAACAAAAAGGGCCTATGTCTTCTATTCTATGCGGTAGAATCGGAACACAAGCCGTTTCCTAAATGGGAAAAAGTTCATTTTACTTCCATCACCGCAAGGCATTTTTTTTCCAACTATAAAATTAAACATAGCTTCTTCCTTATCTTTTAAAACCGAACACAtgacctatatatatatatatatatatatatatatatatatatatatatatatatatatatatatatatatatatatatatatatatatatattcttcctatctcttaggtttgttttgataaaactttgaaaaattatAGTAAATCAcaggaaaaataaaataaaatataagATACAATTTTGTTGAACTTCATGGTATATTTTGATATAGAGTTTTTGTTATATCTTTAGATATATGATTTTTGCAATTAATTTATAGGTACAATTTATGTGAGCGAATTACGATAAACTTtttataattatttatttatttcacgCTTTAGCTATACCAAAAATCCGTGCCTATTAGATCATGTACGACTGAGCTATGGGTTTATCAGTTATAGATGATTCAACAAGCACGGAATTTTCTAGAGCTCGGGCATGCAATACCTAGTGTACCATAAAAAAAATATTAGAATTAGATCATAGAACTGTAGTTATGGAAAACATATATCTAAAAATATGACAAAAAATTATACTAAAATATGTTATATTACATGTTTACCGCATAGATCATGTTATATAAAATTGAATTAAATTatatttctatttttatttttttagttTACTATAATTTTTTAAGATTCAGTTAAAGTAAACGTAGGAAAAAAATACATATGAAAACAGTCAAAGAGCTTATGTATCTGGTTTTAAGAGATGCGGAAGAAACTATATTCTGTGATTGTTGAGTTTTTTTTGGTTTAGTGAACGGACTTTTTCGACGCCAATTTCCTAATCCTACTGGCCGTGGTCTGCAACGAGGTGGGGCAGCGTGTTCGAGGTTCGAGCCCAAGTGCCCAACACACCGGGCCACACATGACTTGACTGGCTGGCTCAATTCGATCGCCTACGCGGCTACGCCCCACGCAACGCCACGACGTACCCCGCGACCGCAAAGCGAGCAGCGAAGCGAGCCCCAGGCGCCGGCGAGCCGGGAGTGCGTCGCcggcggcggaggtggaggcaGTAATGGGGAATAAGATCGCGCGGACGACGCAGGCGTCGGCCACGGAGTACTACCTCCACGACCTGCCGTCCACCTACAACCTCGTGCTCCTCGACGTCGTCAGCCGCGGCCGCTTCCTCAAGTCCGTCCGCTGCAAGCACGACGAGGGGCTGCTCCTCGTCAAGGTCTACTTCAAGCGCACCGGCGAGCCCATCGACCTCAAGGTAACCCGCGTGCGCAGGCGCCCTCCTGCCCCACTCATGAATTCCTTCGGATTTGGTGCCGGATCGTGGTCGTGAGATCCCGCCGCTGTTTTTTTTTCGCAGGAGCACGAGCGGAGGCTGGAGCGGATTAGGAAGGCGTTCAAGGggattgatgggtcccatgtatgGCCCTTCCAGGTGAGGATTTCCGTGCTTAGGACTTACCGTCCCGATTCTTATGAACTTTCTCATGTAGGGCGTAGGCTGTAGCTTCAGAAAAGTGGGCCATCGGTGACGTTTTTCCAATGCGCAATTGCATGTTCTAAGGGAAATTTAAGTGGGTTTAGCGATTTTTAGCCCATGTACTGTGTGTATGTTTGGTTCAGCTAAGTTTACACTAAGGTTTTGCGATTTTGGCAATAATTTGGTTTAACTGCCTTTTCCAGCAGTGTAGTATTTTTTTTTCGCTTCTATATGCTGTGGGTTACCTATTTTGATTAAGTCCTGATGATGTTAGTGTAGCCACTTTATTTGGATGTTTTTGCACAAGATAGCAAGTTTCTGAAATAGCCACTTTATAGTATGAATCAATGAATGTACATTGCATCTCAGTTCACATGCTGAATTGGCTTCCAAATTCCTATGTTGTTCAGGTTTGGCTGCAAACAGATAAGGCAGCATATCTCCTGAGACAGTACTTCTTCAACAACTTGCACGATCGACTGAGTACACGCCCTTTCCTCAGTCAGATTGCAAAGAAATGGCTTGCCTTTCAGGTGACTTCTCTTTTCTTTGGTGTGCATGCGTGTGTGGGCGCGCCCACGCGTGTGTCTGTGTTGAATGACTATGTGTGTGTACAAAGGCGTAGAAGTTGATTCTGCTGGTGTCCATAACCCATAAGGACATATATTCTCACTGCTAAGTGAAGATATAATTATTACACTAGAATTAGTGGGGCATGTAAGAGTCATTctttatttttcttttcctttccagAGATGCTTGCCAACTCAGACCATTTGGTTGTGCAGTTAATTCATGCAGTGGAGCAGAGCCATAGTAAGGGAATTTGCCATGGTGAGAAGGGTTTGTCTGAGTTGCATTGGAAGAAAATTCTCTTAGCTGTTATTTTCACACCTTTTTGTGTTTAGGTGACATAAAATGTGAGAATGTGCTTGTTACTTCTTGGAATTGGTTATATCTTGCGGACTTTGCATCATTCAAGCCAACGTATATCCCGGATGACGACCCATCTGATTTCTCATTCTACTTCGACACCGGAGGAAGACGAAGATGCTATCTAGCACCTGAAGTGAGCTCCTTAATCTAAATTACTTGAAAATAATATGCTATATATCACTGTTCCTGTGGAAAACCGGGAGGTACCTCCAGGAAAATTTGTAAACAACAAGGTTTTAAAGTCGGCTAGTCGACTCTAGTCGCCAGAGCACCGATAAgatgactaatcgcgattagtcgagcCTAGTCGACTCCTAGACGTCCACCTATAACAGGaccatgtgtgtgtgtgtgtgtatatatatatgtatatatatatagttgtaGCAAGACTTTAGGACAACAATACACTATAGCTGTAGCAGGACAACATTAATACTATATTGTAGATCATCAGATCTAAACATGTTTTCACTAAAATTAAAAGGTAAAGATCACTTACCTTGGATTGTACAACAACACACTGATTTCAACTCTAGGAATTATTAGAATGCCCAAATTTGTAGGCTGTTGTCAGTCACTAGGTCGGGACTTCAGGAGCATATGTAGAGTGCTGCCGGAGCATAGCAAGGCGGCAGGAGAGGAGGGCGGCGGCGCTGGAGAAGGGCGCACACGTGACTGTGCGCTGCGTATTGTGTATCGTATTGGTACAGGTAGGGTAAAACAGTGTTTGTGCTGTAAAGATGGTGGGCTGGCCCATGTAACAAAGACCGGATTAGTGGCCCAAAACAGGCATAACTAGTCCACCTTTACCCCTAGTCGGacgactaatcacgattagtcggcGACTAGGATGACTAATCGCTTCCTAGTCGCTCTAGTCGAGTCAGAGACCCTAATCGAGCTCGCTCTAGCGATAAGGCCGACTAATcgcgactaatcgtgattagaCGGACGACTTTAAAACCTTGAACAATTACTCTGGATAGTTTATTACTTGATTATACCTGTTGCTTTATTTTTCCCATTTGTTCCCTTTTTATAAATGCAGCTCGCTTCAGTACATATATTTGCCTCCTGTGTGTAACTGCAAGATAGTGCAGGTTAAAATTATCACTGAACGTAGATGTTAAGACTTAATAGTTAAGACTGGTTAGAATCAATGTCTCATTTAGTTATTTCTGTCAACATTAATACTGTAGTTATTCGGACTGCCCTGCAGATGTTCGGAATGCTACAACTGTAATCCATAGAGATAAAATATTTTAGAAACTGCAGCCGGATTATtatgattttgtctttttcatgcCACTTGAAACATTGCATCCTGAAACCTGCTATTGTTACCAAGGATGGAATACTTGCTATACTAGTGCTTATTTTTTGTTAGAAGGGATATGCTCATATTATGATGCGATCTTATCGATATCTGTTATGTGTGTTGTTACCGTTTGTGCTACATCTTTGATCTAACACAACTGTTTCGTTGCTTCTTCTGTATTTTGTGAATGAATTCAATTTACACAGAGATTCTACGAACACGGTGGTGAGTCCCAAGTTgcagcagatgcacctctgcaacCATCTATGGATATATTTTCTCTTGGGTATGCACATTCATGTTAATTTTCACTTTTGTTCATGACCTTAGAAACCAGGCACGTTCCTCGTTCCGGGAATTAGGGAATGTTCGTTCCGTTCCAGGAACATGGGAACAATCTCGTTCCTGTAGTGTTAAAACCTTGTTTTAGTAGCGTACAACGTCCCATGTTCCCCCGTTCCTCGATCCCATCGATCCAGGAACTTGGTTAGTAAGGTTCATGACTTCATGTTTGACCTCTGCACCTGGCATGACAGTATATGCATTCCATGTCAAATAGTTCGCCTATGATTATGTTTTGCTTGGGCATGCTAGTTTCATCCAGTGGGCTGTATTGCCATTTGTTCTTCTGTGGCAAGGGGGAACATGTTGTTTTACACTTTTAGGTTTAGACTAAAGCTGAATGGTGATGATTATTGTAAAACGATTCTTATAAGTTACTGCACAAAACTCCTGTTATACTCATACCAACAACACTGACCCCCTCATTGTCTCTATTCTTTTCTTTACCCTTGAGACACACGCTGAAATACACAGCTTGAGTATTAACTGGGGGACAGCTTGAAAATATTATGGCTTCCATTGGGGCTTCACGTTTATTCACAAATATCATGTTAATTGCCATTTGATTGCATATATTGGAAGCAAACTCAATTAGAGTTCGTAATAGCTATTTTTCGTCCTCATTAACTTTGTTTTTGTCTACATTGCTATTTTCACATCTCATGGTTTAGTTTCATGGACTGTAGGCCATCTTTAGAAGTAGATTAGTGGTTGCTAGAGCTCTGGATTTGAAACGTGATTTTTGTGAATTTCTTTTCTAGCTCCGTAATTTAGCAGTACTATATTAGGTTAGAATTCTATCAGTCTTTTTCTTTTTTAAAATGCTGAGCATTGGATGTATCATGTATCTTCTGTCCAGGTGCGTTCTTGCTGAACTTTTCCTTGAAGGTCAGCCACTTTTTGAGCTTTCCCAACTTCTGGCTTATCGGCGTGGTCAATATGACCCCATACATACCCTAGAAAaggtttttatgttttttctttgctCTTCAACAGTTTAATCCTTTGTTTGAATCATTGCAATGCTTGTATTCTTCTAACATGTAATCTTGGGTTGCATATCTCGCCACTTACCTCTTAGCATCTATAATACCGGTTGCAACATGAGTTTCTACAGTATTACATCCATCTCTGACAGGACAATTAGTTCATATTTATTTTTTTCTGGTTCGAAAAATGTAGCTGGGTAATAGTTTTGAAACCAAAACActtattttttttctcgaaagcgtagaagagctgcgcatcattatattaagaaaggAAAGGTCCAAAGTGGACCGAATTACAACACCAAGACCAAACCCTCAAGTCTCCCCCACAAGGGGGAAGCCTGACGGGCCCTACGAGACCCTATTTAAAGCGACAATAATTCCCAAACTGTCTAAATGCTTCGCTCCCGCCTTACTCCAACTAATCAACTCATCTAGAAACAACCTCTTTGTCAAATTAATGGAAGGGCTCACTCTATCAAAAACAGCCCTATTACGAGGGAGCCACAAGCACCAAGCTCCAAGGATAATGACACTATTGAAACCCCTCCTCTTGCACCTATGGACTCTTTTAGAGACCCTCTCCCACCATGCAGCAAAGGACTGTTCAGCAGCAATAGGAGTGAAGTTACCAAGCCCGATGGACGACAAAATGAGATGCCAAAAATCCCTAGAAAAACTGCAGTTgcaaaggatatgctggattgttTCCTGCTCCTGATCACATAGGGGGCAACTCGCCGGGTAATGTAACCCTCTCCTCTGAAGTCTGTCCGCAGTCCAACATTTATTCCTTATAGCCAGCCAAAGAAAAAATTTGCATTTAGGGGGGGGCCCAAGTCTTCCACAATCGTTtccaaggctcaaagaaaatggaCCCCAGGAAGAAGGCATTATAGCAAGACTTTGAGGAAAACTGCCCAGAAGTCGTGTGTCTCCAAACAAGCATGTCCGCCTCTTGTGAAAGAGTCACttgcccaatctcatcccataatTTTAAATACTGCTGCAGCCCAAGCATAGAAAGATGACTCCCAATATCCTTAACCCAACGCCAGTTGTCCAAAGCTTGAGCAACCGTCCGGGTCGAGCTGACTCTACTGTCCACCAAACAGACAACCTCTGGTGCAATATCAAAGATAGCCTTCCCATTCAACCATTTATCAAACCAAAAGAGAGTGCTAGTTCCATCTCCGACCACATGAAAGACCGAAAGATTGAAAAACTGTCTCACTTGCTGCTGAATAGGAAGATTCATTCCCTGCCATGGTCTGGACGGATCGGTTCTTTGCAGCCATAACCATTTCACCTGTAAAGCCCAACTTTTGAATTGTAAATTAGAAACTCCAAGACCGCCATACTTTAGAGGCCTGGTTACTATCTCCCAAGGAACAAGACAGCTTCCACCATTAACATTCTTCCTTCCTTTCCATAGAAACCCTCTCCTGAGATATTTATTGTTTCTGACCTATTAAAGATCTACATTTTGTAAAATTTCTTGTATTATGATATTTAGCGTGTACGAGGAACATGGGAGTGAATGATTGCTATGCATGATTTTAATTGGTGTATCTGCAGTTCTGCATAAGTATTCCATGTCCTGTCCTAAATGGTTAAAGCTGGACTTTTCATTCTTTTTATGCCTGAGTAGTACCTATGTATCCTATTGGCAGTGGCGAACCCATCCCATATGTTTAGGGCGTGCACAGAAAAAAAAATTGGGAAAAAGAAAGAGAAGTCAGGGTTCGAATTGTGTCTGGCTAGTTCAAAACACAACACTTTCATGTTCTTAGGGTGTGCCGTGGCCCATATGACATGGAATGCATATACTTTCATAGACGAACTATTTGATATGGAATGCATATACTGTCATAAGCGTACCACCCGAGTTTTCCAGTTTGTGTCTTTGTAATATTTATTTGTCAAAACTTTGCGCTTATAAAAGATGCATGTAGACAGTAAGACACCATTTATCCTATGTACCTTCATTCGCATGCTACTATATATCCTCATCATCAGATTCTTTACTGATTTTCTGGTTTGTTTGACTAGAGGATTGTTGGATTCCATTCAGATATTACCTACACAAAGCCACTAAAATAAACTTGTGCTCACAGATACAAGATACTGGTATCCGTGACATGATACTTCACATGACCCAGTTGGAGCCCAAAAAAAGGTTACCATGTCGAAGCTATCTGCAGAAATATGAAATTGTTGTGTTCCCATTTTATTTCTCAAAATTTTTGCACAAGTTCTTCTCAGATATTGTTCCACTTGACTCCGATGCCAGGGTAAGTGTCATTCAAGTCTGTAGTAACCTCAGTTTCACTGTTACTGTTCATCAATGTAAACATAGTTCTCTTTGAAGGTTGAAAAGACTCAAGAAAATTTTGAAAAGATACATGAAATAATGATGGGCAGCTCAACAATTGAACAAATTGAGAGGTCCACATCGTGTGAGCATAGTGAACCATCTGGGAGAAAAGGCATGGGAGGAGAAACTTTATATTCACCAGGAGATTATAGAAACAGCACATCCATAGGTAAGAAAAATACTTCTGTAGACCATCAACATATTGTCGGAGGTATCAATTTCCTCCTCAAAGAAGTGGAGAGCAGGAGCAACAACACAAGCACAAAAGTCACAAAAGACACTGAGCATTTTGTTGCACCGAGCATTTCATGTGCAAGTGGTGTTCAGTCCTTGCAGCTAGTTAATCCAGCAGGAAGACAAATTGGAAGTGGTTTGATGAGCCAGAACAATGCTGTATCTCATGTGAAGAAGATCTCAAAGACTAACTTATGCTCCTTAGTGGCTGCTTATGATGATCAATCAGATACCTATAGTTTTGACATTTTTCAGCAGATAGACACCAAGGTGAGCTGTGAAGGAATGGTTTTGCTTGTCTCGTTACTCTGCTCATGCATACGCAGTGTGAAAAAACCTGAGCTAAGAAGGGCCAGCCTAATTCTTCTGAAGTTCTCCTCCACATACATAGATGATGATAGGCGCTTACAGCTAGTGCTCCCCTATGTGATTGCGATGCTTTCAGATCCATCTGCCATTGTCCGTTGTGCTGCTTTGGAAACCTTATGTGATGTTCTTTGTCTTGTGCAAGATTTCCCTATCAGTGATACTGTTATATTCCCTGAGTATGTCCTCCCAATGCTCTCTTTGCTCCCTGATGATACGGAAGAGAGTGTTAGGGTTTGTTATGCTAGTAACATTCACAAGCTGGCTTTAACAGCTTACAGGTTCCTACTTCGTTCTCGTAGCATCGCGAATATTCGACCTCTGGATGAATCACTGGTAGCTCACAGATCCCAGTCTGCAGATTCACCAGCGAAGAGGCAAGATATTTTTTTTCGCCAACTTGCAGAACTGAGGAAATCTATTTATGAGATAGTGCAAGATTTAGTGATGGGACAAAAGCAGACACCTAATACCCGTAGAGCTCTTCTGCAGGATATAGGTTATTTGTGTTACTTCTTTGGGCACAAACAAAGTAACGATTTTCTTCTGCCTATACTCCCAGCATTTCTAAATGATCATGATGAGCAGCTCCGTGCAGTTTTCTTTGCCCAGATTGTCTATGTTTGCTATTTTATTGGAGCAAGGAGTGTTGAGGAATATCTTCTGCCATATCTTGAACAGGCGCTAAGTGATGGTATGGAGGCTATCCTTGTAAATGCACTTGATTGCTTGACCATGATGTGCAAAAGTGGTTATTTGAGGAAAAGAGTAATTGTTGGTCTATTGGTAAAGGTTCTCCCCCTGCTCCGGTATACAATCAATTGGGTTAAACAGTCTGCTGTAAGATTTGTTGCTGCCTGCAGCGAGAGCTTAGGATCTGTAGATACTTATGTGTATCTTTCTCCTCAGCTACGGCAGTTCCTACACAGGGAGCCACCTTCATTGGACTCTGAAACTGCTCTTCTTTCATGTCTTAAGCCTCCACTACCAAAATCAATGTTCTACGTACCTTTAGAAGATGCTCAGGACATTGGAAACATTTTACTGAAGAGCAGTGGCAAGAAAGAACAGATATTACATGGTGGAAGATACTCTGGCATGGCACAAAGTGGATCTTTGGGCAACCTTGAAGATATTCGTCGACTGAAAGGCACTAATATTTCCAGCAGCGTGTCCTTGGATGTCAAAGACTCCTTTTCTTTTGGCAAATCACTATATTCTGGTTTTGCTCTACATGCATCTGCTGCAAATAGCTCCTTTTATGATGGCTTATCTAAAGGAATACCATCATATTCTTTTTGTATTGATAACCGGGGTTTAGGAGAAACACACATGGTCCCTGATTCATCAGTGTATAAAGCTTCGATAAGGCTACCTTGGTTGGAACCGAATCGTCCTGGCATGCAGACTAGAGATGATCATTTCAGTAGCAAGCGGCGAGATTTAAGCATCAATGACTCTTTGAAGAGCAATTCTTCTTTGCAAGGGGATAGCATTTCAAACTCTGATACTGGAGGATTGCCGTTCTCCAGATCAGCAGTGAACCTGGAGACTGGATGGAAGCCTCGAGGAATTCTAGTGGCACATCTCCAGGAACATCGCTTTTCTGTCAATGACATTGCCGTGTCGAATGACAATACCTTTTTTGTGACTGCTTCTGACGACTCGAGTGTCAAAATCTGGGATACAAGAAAGTTGGAAAAAGACATTGCTTTCAGATCTAGGTTAACATATAGCGTGGGTAATAGCCGAGCTTTATGTACGGCAATGGTTCATGGTACTTCACAGGTTATTGTCGGTGGTAGCAATGGAACATTACACTTGTTTTCTGTGGATTGTGCACGAAGCGTTGGGAGTGTCGTGGAAAGGTATGCTGGAATTGTTGGTGTAAAAAGGAATGATATCAAAGAAGGCGCAATTCTCAGCGTTGTAAATTGTTCACCCGACAGCTTTAGCCCAACTGTTCTTTTCAGCACTGAACATTGTGGTATCCATAAATGGGATACAAGAACCAACTCAGAATTTTGGTATTTTAAATCCTCTCCAGAGGAGGGCTATATATCAGCACTTGTTGTGGGCCAGTGTGGGAATTGGTTCATCTCAGGTTCTTCAAGAGGTGTCCTTACATTGTGGGATAATAGGTTTTTACTACCTGTTAACTCGTGGAACTATTCAATAGTAAGCCCAATAGAGAAATTGTGCTTGCTTATACCTCCACCAAGTTCAATATCTTCTGCTGG
Proteins encoded:
- the LOC103654173 gene encoding serine/threonine-protein kinase VPS15 isoform X1, translated to MGNKIARTTQASATEYYLHDLPSTYNLVLLDVVSRGRFLKSVRCKHDEGLLLVKVYFKRTGEPIDLKEHERRLERIRKAFKGIDGSHVWPFQVWLQTDKAAYLLRQYFFNNLHDRLSTRPFLSQIAKKWLAFQLIHAVEQSHSKGICHGDIKCENVLVTSWNWLYLADFASFKPTYIPDDDPSDFSFYFDTGGRRRCYLAPERFYEHGGESQVAADAPLQPSMDIFSLGCVLAELFLEGQPLFELSQLLAYRRGQYDPIHTLEKIQDTGIRDMILHMTQLEPKKRLPCRSYLQKYEIVVFPFYFSKFLHKFFSDIVPLDSDARVEKTQENFEKIHEIMMGSSTIEQIERSTSCEHSEPSGRKGMGGETLYSPGDYRNSTSIGKKNTSVDHQHIVGGINFLLKEVESRSNNTSTKVTKDTEHFVAPSISCASGVQSLQLVNPAGRQIGSGLMSQNNAVSHVKKISKTNLCSLVAAYDDQSDTYSFDIFQQIDTKVSCEGMVLLVSLLCSCIRSVKKPELRRASLILLKFSSTYIDDDRRLQLVLPYVIAMLSDPSAIVRCAALETLCDVLCLVQDFPISDTVIFPEYVLPMLSLLPDDTEESVRVCYASNIHKLALTAYRFLLRSRSIANIRPLDESLVAHRSQSADSPAKRQDIFFRQLAELRKSIYEIVQDLVMGQKQTPNTRRALLQDIGYLCYFFGHKQSNDFLLPILPAFLNDHDEQLRAVFFAQIVYVCYFIGARSVEEYLLPYLEQALSDGMEAILVNALDCLTMMCKSGYLRKRVIVGLLVKVLPLLRYTINWVKQSAVRFVAACSESLGSVDTYVYLSPQLRQFLHREPPSLDSETALLSCLKPPLPKSMFYVPLEDAQDIGNILLKSSGKKEQILHGGRYSGMAQSGSLGNLEDIRRLKGTNISSSVSLDVKDSFSFGKSLYSGFALHASAANSSFYDGLSKGIPSYSFCIDNRGLGETHMVPDSSVYKASIRLPWLEPNRPGMQTRDDHFSSKRRDLSINDSLKSNSSLQGDSISNSDTGGLPFSRSAVNLETGWKPRGILVAHLQEHRFSVNDIAVSNDNTFFVTASDDSSVKIWDTRKLEKDIAFRSRLTYSVGNSRALCTAMVHGTSQVIVGGSNGTLHLFSVDCARSVGSVVERYAGIVGVKRNDIKEGAILSVVNCSPDSFSPTVLFSTEHCGIHKWDTRTNSEFWYFKSSPEEGYISALVVGQCGNWFISGSSRGVLTLWDNRFLLPVNSWNYSIVSPIEKLCLLIPPPSSISSAGRPLVFVAAGCNEVSLWNAENGSCHQMFRTASTDNEAVMSKAPSRPVNKPIIKDIIRARNYKYRIDELNDPPVRRPGIRSLLPLPGGDLLTGGTDLKIRYWDQARPEQSFCIAGPSAKKVRSAKADILEKAAGNDECYDIRSSFGVQVVQEMYKQNTTVSGLTPKTQFAEAAADSAGCHRDAILALASFNLSSQRLISASRDGAVKVWK